A genomic stretch from Aedes albopictus strain Foshan chromosome 2, AalbF5, whole genome shotgun sequence includes:
- the LOC134287108 gene encoding uncharacterized protein LOC134287108, protein MFLRSQKSTAELEQSIASNSGAQENQTSHNKNAVEMVNAAGNAGQSVSGSSSGAVCGYETGGRSLQNCGSSAAGIVASSAMNAAAPAAQPTSGSVLNRIEDGRGDFVEVHNPSQSNSSVQAEIFGVRRSAMFQGLENHQTNFGHFKPEDISSMLPSYSGGAEEDVNHFIAVLENTKQALNVSSFVMKLVVIRNLKGKAQAWLHSQADFMMKDYADLIRSLQEFFDCPINTFEVRKRLERKTWSGKFESFADYCQAKKVLAQNLKMPESELIDYIVEGIMDPVLKNQARLSNFKTVAEILQAFRMIGSETRSQVPLRKPIQCYSCSQFGHVAAFCWKSREKLQRTNRFARNQQEDVLTSKHVNAVVENDIESGNGRHGLN, encoded by the exons ATGTTTCTTCGAAGTCAGAAATCAACCGCTGAGCTGGAACAAAGTATTGCCTCGAATTCTGGAGCACAGGAAAACCAGACGTCGCACAACAAGAATGCTGTAGAAATGGTAAATGCAGCCGGAAATGCTGGTCAATCGGTTTCCGGTTCAAGTTCTGGAGCTGTTTGTGGTTACGAGACTGGAGGACGTTCACTGCAAAATTGCGGATCATCGGCTGCAGGTATCGTCGCGTCAAGCGCAATGAATGCTGCTGCTCCCGCTGCCCAACCAACTTCCGGATCGGTGTTGAATCGCATTGAAGACGGAAGGGGAGACTTTGTAGAGGTTCATAATCCCAGTCAATCAAACTCGTCTGTTCAAGCTGAAATCTTCGGTGTCAGAAGGTCTGCAATGTTTCAAGGCCTGGAGAATCATCAAACGAATTTCGGTCATTTCAAGCCAGAAGACATTTCTTCGATGTTGCCGTCGTATTCTGGGGGTGCCGAAGAGGATGTGAATCATTTCATTGCTGTCTTGGAGAACACGAAACAAGCCCTGAATGTTAGTAGTTTTGTTATGAAGCTGGTCGTGATAAGAAATTTGAAGGGAAAAGCGCAAGCCTGGTTGCATTCACAAGCGGATTTCATGATGAAAGACTATGCTGATCTAATAAGAAGCCTGCAAGAGTTTTTTGACTGCCCAATAAATACGTTTGAAGTAAGGAAGCGTTTGGAAAGGAAGACCTGGTCTGGAAAATTTGAATCATTCGCTGAttattgtcaagccaaaaaagttCTCGCGCAAAATCTGAAGATGCCGGAGTCAGAGTTGATTGATTATATCGTTGAAGGAATCATGGACCCTGTATTGAAAAATCAAGCTAGACTATCAAATTTCAAAACTGTTGCGGAAATACTTCAAGCGTTTCGTATGATTGGAAGTGAAACAAGATCACAAGTGCCGTTGAGAAAGCCCATCCAATGTTATTCCTGTAGTCAATTTGGACATGTTGCTGCGTTTTGCTGGAAGTCACGTGAGAAGTTACAGAGGACTAACCGATTTGCAAGAAACCAACAAGAGGATGTTCTGACATCAAAACATGTAAATGCTGTAGTAGAAAATGACATAGAATCAGGCAATGGACGTCACGGATTG AATTGA